From Lysinibacillus sp. SGAir0095, the proteins below share one genomic window:
- a CDS encoding sulfurtransferase: protein MGKVFIAAQDVKAGRFIDTRFNLQDRDWGKHAFNSGHIEGAIYWDLEQDLSDMTSSAGRHPMPSKEQLQQLFKRSGLNYDDCIYIYDQGGAPFAARAWWMLKYANFPSVYIVNGGFESLKQAGVSVSEQEHKYELSNLSLQWNESIYASRNDVKTIVDGIHNATLLDARSGERYRGENEPIDNVAGHIPTAKNFDWEQLKQGSELYANDQLLNTFKRDEEVVVYCGSGVTASPLYAILADCGYDNLKLYVGSYSDWITQFDIEIGESK from the coding sequence ATGGGGAAAGTATTCATTGCTGCACAAGACGTAAAGGCAGGTCGTTTTATTGATACCCGCTTTAATTTGCAAGATCGGGATTGGGGAAAACATGCCTTCAATAGTGGCCATATTGAGGGTGCGATTTATTGGGATTTAGAACAAGATCTATCTGATATGACCAGTAGTGCTGGACGTCATCCAATGCCTTCAAAAGAGCAGCTGCAGCAGTTGTTTAAACGATCGGGATTAAATTATGATGATTGTATTTATATTTATGACCAAGGCGGGGCACCCTTTGCGGCTCGTGCGTGGTGGATGTTAAAATATGCAAATTTTCCTAGCGTTTATATAGTTAATGGTGGGTTTGAGTCATTAAAGCAAGCAGGGGTTTCTGTTAGTGAACAAGAGCATAAATATGAGCTTTCGAATCTATCATTACAATGGAATGAATCAATCTATGCAAGTCGCAATGATGTTAAAACCATTGTTGATGGTATTCATAATGCAACTCTTTTAGATGCTCGTTCAGGTGAAAGATACCGTGGAGAAAATGAGCCAATAGACAATGTTGCTGGCCATATCCCTACAGCCAAGAATTTCGATTGGGAGCAGTTAAAACAAGGATCTGAGCTATATGCCAACGACCAACTTCTCAATACATTCAAGCGAGATGAGGAAGTAGTCGTATATTGTGGATCTGGTGTTACAGCATCCCCTTTATATGCAATCCTAGCTGATTGTGGATATGATAATTTAAAGCTTTATGTAGGCAGCTATAGTGACTGGATTACTCAATTTGACATTGAAATTGGGGAAAGTAAGTAA
- a CDS encoding MBL fold metallo-hydrolase: protein MLLKKSIDFGKHQNVSYANGKVTFGKVALNVYCYVIDGVLIDTGSRSLSKHFEPFLMEADIDQVVLTHIHEDHSGCASILEQKRNVPIYIHEMSVQDCERNPEYPLYRKFFWGKRKPFKATAIGSSFSSRTGNWDVIRTPGHAKDHLAFLNKETGQIFTGDLYVQTKTKVVLREESIPTIIRSLEHLLTYDFGEFYCSHAGYIKVGRKSLEKKRDYLIGIQQQVIERYQQGYSPQQIHDSLFKRKYPITKLSSGEWDSMHIVTSILEEIKQPI, encoded by the coding sequence ATGCTATTAAAGAAATCCATAGATTTTGGAAAACATCAAAATGTGAGCTATGCAAATGGGAAGGTCACTTTTGGAAAGGTTGCTCTTAATGTATATTGTTATGTGATTGATGGTGTTCTAATTGATACGGGTTCGAGGTCTCTAAGTAAACATTTTGAACCGTTTTTAATGGAAGCAGATATTGATCAAGTTGTATTAACCCATATACATGAGGATCATTCTGGATGTGCGTCCATTTTAGAACAGAAGCGAAATGTTCCAATATATATACATGAAATGTCAGTTCAAGATTGTGAAAGAAATCCAGAGTATCCACTTTACAGAAAGTTTTTTTGGGGAAAGCGAAAACCGTTTAAAGCAACGGCAATAGGTAGCAGTTTTTCATCACGTACTGGCAACTGGGATGTTATTAGAACACCAGGACATGCAAAGGATCATCTTGCATTTTTAAATAAAGAGACGGGACAAATTTTTACAGGAGACCTCTATGTCCAAACTAAAACGAAGGTTGTTTTAAGAGAAGAGAGCATACCTACAATCATAAGGTCACTTGAACATCTGTTAACATATGATTTTGGTGAGTTTTATTGCAGTCATGCAGGGTATATAAAGGTAGGTAGAAAGAGTTTAGAGAAGAAAAGAGATTATTTAATTGGTATACAGCAACAAGTAATAGAACGATATCAGCAGGGATATTCTCCCCAGCAAATACATGACAGTCTATTTAAACGTAAATACCCGATTACGAAGCTCTCCAGCGGGGAATGGGATTCTATGCATATTGTCACGTCTATACTAGAAGAGATAAAACAACCTATTTAG
- a CDS encoding stalk domain-containing protein has translation MKKYASILMTSALISSLLLQPTVSAKENDSSVVETEAQQENFIKVIGKIESITEETKGNYFATVKSNNEEFGFYYNKSTVIMNNVGEIVELSEGVEITAFIDAKNPMLMIYPPRYSPDVVIVQTKKSGTVQLDQFNEQFLNKKEDLVIKVTEETIIQDLAGKAQAKADIVEKDILIFFDVVLESYPAQTSPSKILVLNKETSKIDKAITIANEDYYEVNSVKMIPLRRVAEQLGFQVDSTGRGAIVSKGNVSFTITRGTKQYGYNKALRYFQQEPELLEKGKTYVPYEMLEQLIELTETE, from the coding sequence ATGAAAAAATATGCATCTATACTTATGACTTCAGCATTAATAAGCAGTTTATTATTACAGCCAACTGTTTCTGCTAAGGAGAATGATAGTTCCGTTGTAGAAACAGAAGCACAGCAAGAGAATTTTATTAAAGTGATAGGTAAGATAGAATCCATCACAGAAGAAACAAAAGGCAATTATTTTGCAACAGTTAAATCGAACAACGAAGAATTTGGTTTCTACTACAATAAAAGTACGGTAATTATGAATAATGTAGGGGAAATTGTTGAGCTTTCAGAAGGTGTAGAGATTACGGCCTTTATAGATGCCAAAAATCCAATGCTTATGATATACCCACCAAGGTATTCACCTGACGTTGTCATTGTTCAAACTAAAAAATCGGGCACTGTACAGCTAGATCAATTCAATGAGCAGTTTTTGAATAAGAAGGAAGATTTAGTGATTAAAGTTACGGAAGAAACGATAATCCAAGATTTAGCCGGTAAAGCACAAGCGAAGGCTGATATTGTCGAAAAAGATATCCTTATTTTCTTTGATGTCGTTTTAGAGAGTTATCCTGCACAAACTAGTCCCTCTAAGATATTGGTTTTAAATAAAGAGACTTCGAAAATTGACAAGGCCATTACCATTGCGAATGAGGATTATTACGAAGTGAATAGTGTCAAGATGATTCCTTTGAGAAGAGTGGCAGAACAATTAGGATTTCAAGTGGATTCAACTGGAAGAGGTGCCATTGTTTCTAAAGGAAATGTTTCCTTCACTATTACTCGAGGGACGAAGCAATATGGATACAACAAAGCACTTCGATATTTTCAACAAGAGCCTGAATTACTCGAAAAAGGCAAGACATATGTACCTTATGAAATGTTAGAACAGCTTATTGAACTAACTGAAACTGAATAA
- a CDS encoding NADP-dependent malic enzyme has product MDLMKKSIEMHGQYKGKLEISSKVPLVDSYDLSLAYSPGVAAPCLEIEKNRSHVYDYTVKGNLVAVVTDGTAVLGLGDIGPEAALPVMEGKALLLKRFSNVDAVPICLDTKDVDEIVQTVKYIAPTFGAINLEDISAPRCFEIEERLRKECNIPVFHDDQHGTAIVVAAGLKNALKIVKKQKEELKIVINGAGAAGIAILRILLHQGFKNIVMCDSTGIIYNGRTKGMNPIKENIAHLTNPQNLHGNLDEGLVGADVFIGVSVADLLTKEHIQSMNHNPIVFALANPNPEITYENARSWGVRIIGTGRSDYPNQVNNVLAFPGIFKGALDVRATDINEDMKLAAVEAIASLVEEGELCEEYIIPKAMDDRVAPAVARAVGEAAIQSGVSELYPQALQDEVVI; this is encoded by the coding sequence ATGGATTTAATGAAAAAATCGATTGAAATGCATGGACAATACAAAGGGAAATTGGAGATTAGTTCAAAAGTGCCGTTAGTAGACTCATATGATTTGAGTCTAGCATATTCTCCAGGAGTTGCTGCACCCTGTCTGGAGATTGAAAAGAATCGTTCGCATGTGTATGACTATACAGTAAAGGGGAATTTAGTTGCTGTTGTAACAGATGGAACAGCAGTATTAGGTTTAGGAGATATTGGACCTGAGGCAGCATTACCTGTTATGGAGGGGAAAGCATTATTATTAAAACGTTTTAGTAATGTGGATGCTGTACCTATTTGTTTAGATACAAAGGATGTGGATGAGATCGTTCAAACAGTAAAGTACATTGCACCTACATTCGGAGCTATTAATCTAGAAGATATTTCTGCACCACGTTGCTTTGAGATAGAGGAGCGTTTACGCAAAGAGTGTAATATTCCTGTATTTCATGATGATCAACATGGTACGGCTATTGTTGTAGCAGCAGGTTTGAAAAATGCGTTAAAAATCGTAAAAAAACAAAAAGAAGAATTAAAAATTGTTATAAATGGGGCAGGGGCGGCTGGTATTGCCATTTTACGAATATTGCTTCATCAAGGGTTTAAAAATATTGTAATGTGTGATTCAACGGGCATTATCTATAATGGAAGAACGAAAGGGATGAATCCAATAAAAGAAAATATTGCACATTTAACGAATCCGCAAAACTTACATGGAAATCTGGATGAAGGACTAGTGGGAGCAGATGTATTTATTGGTGTATCGGTAGCCGACCTGCTTACTAAAGAGCATATACAATCAATGAATCACAATCCGATTGTGTTTGCCTTAGCAAATCCAAATCCAGAAATTACTTATGAAAATGCGAGAAGTTGGGGTGTTCGAATTATTGGTACAGGTCGTTCAGACTATCCGAATCAGGTTAATAATGTCTTAGCCTTTCCTGGAATCTTTAAAGGAGCACTTGATGTGAGAGCAACAGATATTAATGAGGATATGAAACTTGCAGCAGTAGAAGCAATTGCATCACTAGTGGAAGAGGGTGAGCTTTGTGAGGAGTATATTATTCCAAAGGCGATGGATGACAGGGTAGCTCCAGCAGTAGCAAGAGCTGTAGGGGAGGCAGCCATTCAATCTGGTGTGTCTGAACTATACCCGCAGGCTTTACAAGATGAAGTAGTAATTTGA
- the pepF gene encoding oligoendopeptidase F → MLKRSEVKVEETWDLTPLFETEQLFEEAIEIVLTKASEIESQFKGKLVAAQDVVNVITAYQNLYELLVPIGTYASLSLSEDQTNDEAQMRSAKVGQNYSKISAQLSFITSELLLLDESVLSEAKGLAPQFEGYIDKLIKKKPYQLHPEAEKALAAFGTTFDAPYQLYNTTKLVDIKFDNFEVNGESYPLSYNSFEGDWELESDTEIRRTAFNAFSNKLRDYQHTTAKTYDTHLKIEKTDADLRGYDSIFDALLFDQEVDRELYNRQIDLITTELAPHMRRYAKLLQKEHGLEQMTFADLKISLDPTYEPKISIEESRQYMNDGLSILGEDYQNMLDRSFDERWIDFAQNEGKSTGAFCSSPYGKHPYILISWTSRMNEVFVLAHELGHAGHFYLTHKEQNIFNSRPSLYFIEAPSTMNEMLMANHLLSNSNDARFKRWVISTIIARTYYHNFVTHLLEAAYQRKVYEIIDNGGSVNASILNKLKREVLEDFWGDTVEITDGAELTWMRQPHYYMGLYPYTYSAGLTIATQVSQRILTEGEPAVQDWLKVLKAGGIKSPVELAKMAGVDITTDQPLKDTIAYIGSLIDQLEILSEEIAVENA, encoded by the coding sequence ATGCTTAAAAGAAGTGAAGTAAAAGTTGAAGAAACGTGGGATTTAACCCCTCTATTTGAAACAGAGCAGCTTTTTGAAGAAGCAATAGAGATCGTATTAACGAAAGCAAGTGAGATTGAAAGCCAATTCAAAGGTAAACTTGTGGCCGCTCAGGACGTAGTAAATGTAATTACAGCTTATCAAAATTTATACGAATTACTTGTCCCTATTGGTACCTATGCCAGCCTATCATTAAGTGAAGATCAAACAAATGATGAGGCTCAAATGCGTTCTGCAAAGGTTGGTCAAAATTATTCAAAAATCAGCGCACAACTTTCCTTCATCACAAGTGAGTTACTACTTCTTGATGAATCTGTTTTATCAGAAGCAAAAGGATTGGCACCACAATTCGAAGGTTACATTGATAAACTTATTAAGAAAAAACCATATCAATTACATCCTGAAGCAGAGAAAGCTTTAGCTGCATTCGGTACAACTTTTGATGCACCTTATCAGCTTTATAACACAACTAAATTAGTAGATATTAAGTTTGATAACTTTGAAGTAAACGGCGAGAGTTATCCACTAAGCTATAACTCCTTCGAAGGTGATTGGGAATTAGAAAGTGATACCGAAATTCGCAGAACAGCATTTAATGCTTTCTCAAACAAATTACGAGATTATCAGCACACAACAGCTAAAACCTATGATACACATTTAAAAATAGAGAAAACTGATGCTGATTTACGTGGCTATGATTCAATTTTTGATGCCCTTCTATTTGATCAAGAGGTTGATCGTGAGCTTTATAATAGACAAATCGATTTAATTACAACAGAGTTAGCTCCACATATGCGTCGATATGCAAAGTTACTCCAAAAAGAACATGGTTTAGAGCAAATGACATTTGCTGATTTAAAAATTTCATTAGATCCAACATATGAACCGAAAATTTCTATTGAAGAGTCACGTCAATATATGAACGATGGTTTATCAATCCTTGGTGAGGATTACCAAAATATGCTAGATCGCTCTTTCGATGAACGTTGGATTGATTTTGCTCAAAATGAAGGGAAATCTACAGGTGCTTTCTGTTCAAGTCCATATGGTAAACATCCATATATCCTAATCTCTTGGACTAGCCGCATGAATGAAGTATTTGTACTTGCCCACGAATTAGGTCATGCAGGTCATTTCTATTTAACACACAAAGAACAAAACATTTTCAACTCACGCCCATCTCTATACTTCATTGAAGCTCCATCTACAATGAATGAGATGCTAATGGCAAACCACCTTTTATCAAACTCAAATGATGCTCGCTTCAAACGTTGGGTGATCTCGACGATTATTGCGCGTACTTACTATCACAACTTTGTAACACATTTATTAGAAGCAGCTTATCAACGAAAAGTCTATGAAATTATCGATAATGGCGGCAGTGTGAATGCTTCTATCTTAAACAAATTGAAACGCGAAGTTTTAGAAGACTTCTGGGGCGATACAGTTGAAATCACTGATGGTGCTGAGTTAACTTGGATGCGCCAACCACACTATTATATGGGCTTGTATCCATATACGTACTCAGCCGGTTTGACTATCGCTACCCAAGTATCTCAACGTATTCTAACTGAAGGTGAACCAGCAGTACAAGATTGGCTAAAAGTGCTTAAAGCAGGTGGAATTAAATCACCTGTAGAATTAGCTAAAATGGCTGGTGTGGATATCACAACAGATCAACCGTTAAAAGATACAATTGCCTACATTGGCTCTTTAATTGACCAACTAGAAATCCTTTCTGAAGAAATTGCAGTGGAAAATGCATAA
- the gdhA gene encoding NADP-specific glutamate dehydrogenase, whose translation MLQMLGTKTSAENYINSVFEQLKQKNAHQPEFLQAVEEIFLSLIPVFEQHPEYIQHNVLSRIVEPDRIISFRVTWQDDQNQVQVNRGYRVQFNNVVGPYKGGLRFHPSVTESIMKFLAFEQIFKNALTGLPIGGAKGGSDFNPKGKSNAEIMRFCQAFMTELYRHIGPDVDIPAGDIGVGSREIGYLFGQYKRIRNAHEAGVLTGKSPGYGGSLVRKEATGYGLVYFVKEMLQEINETFINKTVVVSGSGNVAIYAMEKAQDLGAKVVACSDSNGYIFDPDGIDLKIVKEIKEVKGDRIQTYIDYRPSASYTKDFRGIWSIPCDIALPCATQNEIDGDAARTLLANGVKVVAEGANMPSNLEAINIFLENKILFGPAKAANAGGVATSALEMAQNSGRNYWTFKEVDEKLNAIMKAIYAESKEAAQKYGTPGNLVVGSNIAGFVKIANGMIAEGVY comes from the coding sequence ATGTTACAAATGTTAGGTACAAAAACTTCTGCCGAGAATTACATTAATTCAGTGTTTGAACAATTAAAACAAAAGAACGCACATCAACCAGAATTTTTACAAGCTGTGGAAGAGATCTTTTTATCATTAATTCCTGTATTCGAACAACATCCTGAGTACATTCAGCATAATGTGCTTTCTCGAATTGTAGAACCGGATCGAATTATTTCCTTCCGCGTTACTTGGCAAGACGATCAAAATCAAGTACAGGTTAACCGTGGCTACCGTGTACAATTTAATAATGTGGTTGGACCATATAAAGGCGGCTTACGTTTCCATCCTTCAGTAACTGAATCCATTATGAAATTTTTAGCTTTCGAGCAAATTTTTAAAAATGCTCTAACAGGTCTTCCAATTGGCGGTGCAAAGGGTGGCTCAGATTTCAATCCAAAAGGAAAATCTAATGCAGAAATCATGCGTTTCTGCCAAGCTTTCATGACAGAATTATACCGTCATATTGGTCCAGATGTCGATATTCCAGCTGGAGATATCGGTGTAGGTAGTAGAGAGATTGGCTATCTATTCGGGCAATACAAACGTATACGGAATGCTCATGAGGCTGGGGTTTTAACAGGTAAATCTCCAGGCTATGGTGGTTCATTAGTCCGTAAAGAAGCAACCGGCTACGGATTAGTATATTTTGTAAAAGAAATGTTACAAGAAATAAATGAAACATTTATAAACAAGACTGTGGTCGTTTCTGGATCTGGAAACGTAGCAATTTATGCTATGGAAAAGGCTCAGGATTTAGGCGCAAAGGTTGTTGCATGTTCAGATTCAAACGGTTATATTTTTGATCCAGATGGCATTGACTTAAAAATTGTAAAAGAAATTAAAGAAGTAAAAGGTGATCGTATTCAAACTTATATAGATTACCGACCAAGTGCAAGTTATACAAAAGATTTCCGTGGCATCTGGTCGATTCCATGCGATATTGCTTTACCATGTGCAACTCAGAACGAAATAGATGGTGATGCAGCAAGAACTCTTCTGGCAAACGGGGTTAAAGTTGTTGCAGAAGGTGCCAACATGCCATCAAATTTAGAAGCAATTAACATCTTCTTAGAAAATAAGATACTTTTTGGTCCAGCAAAAGCTGCAAATGCAGGAGGAGTTGCTACTTCAGCATTGGAAATGGCGCAAAACTCCGGTCGTAACTATTGGACATTTAAAGAAGTAGACGAAAAATTAAATGCCATTATGAAAGCTATTTATGCCGAGAGCAAAGAAGCTGCTCAAAAATATGGTACTCCTGGCAATTTAGTTGTCGGTTCAAACATTGCAGGTTTTGTTAAAATTGCAAACGGCATGATTGCTGAAGGCGTATATTAA
- a CDS encoding YaiI/YqxD family protein: protein MQLLIDADACPVIDLALSISSQYEIETILFCDTSHRIERKNAITIMVPKGADSVDFKLVNAINKYDIVITQDYGLAAMCLAKGAYVVDQNGREMTSDNIDQLLAFRYESAKIRRSGGRTKGPKKRTEKNNISFANKFRQICEQAISTNLKGD, encoded by the coding sequence ATACAATTATTAATAGATGCAGATGCGTGTCCAGTAATTGATTTAGCGCTATCTATATCATCTCAATATGAGATTGAAACCATCTTGTTTTGCGATACATCTCATCGGATTGAAAGGAAGAATGCAATAACAATTATGGTACCTAAAGGGGCAGATTCTGTTGATTTTAAGCTAGTAAATGCCATTAATAAATATGATATTGTTATTACCCAAGATTATGGGTTGGCAGCTATGTGCTTAGCAAAAGGGGCATATGTAGTGGACCAAAATGGAAGAGAAATGACATCGGACAATATTGATCAATTGTTGGCATTTCGCTATGAAAGTGCAAAAATTAGACGATCAGGAGGGCGCACAAAAGGACCAAAAAAGAGAACAGAAAAAAATAATATTTCCTTTGCAAATAAATTTCGACAAATTTGTGAACAAGCTATTTCGACAAATTTAAAGGGGGATTAA
- a CDS encoding D-serine ammonia-lyase codes for MYEKQKIMYFKKNYPLIDDIVTSKTVLWLNKEKVKKENSDEQFSFDEVLDAQQRLKRFSSYIKVAFPESEGLGGIIESEIKEIPSMRKWIAEKCDSEFSGNLILKCDHALPISGSIKARGGIYEVLKYAEHLAISNNLIDFNDDYAKLYEESFYHFFNHYKIAVGSTGNLGLSIGIMGAKLGFQVTVHMSSDAKEWKKKLLREKGVEVIEYSSDYSKAVEEGRKQAESDSMCYFVDDENSKTLFAGYAVAALRLETQLRDASIKVDATHPLFVYLPCGVGGGPGGVAYGLKKIYGDNVHLFFGEPTQSPCMLLGMMTGLHDELAVADLGLNNQTEADGLAVGRASKFVGKMMEPILSGSYTVDDPFLFDSLRAMWETEQIFMEPSAHAGVYGPIALFDKGKSYIKQNSLQMENATHLIWSTGGNMVPQEQRQKLLRKFL; via the coding sequence ATGTATGAAAAACAAAAAATAATGTATTTCAAAAAAAACTATCCATTAATAGATGACATTGTAACGTCAAAAACTGTTTTGTGGTTGAATAAGGAAAAAGTAAAAAAAGAGAATAGCGATGAGCAATTTAGTTTTGATGAGGTGCTAGATGCACAGCAAAGATTAAAACGTTTTTCTTCTTATATAAAAGTAGCTTTTCCCGAGTCAGAAGGGTTAGGCGGAATCATTGAATCCGAAATTAAAGAAATTCCATCAATGAGAAAGTGGATCGCAGAAAAATGCGACAGCGAATTTTCTGGGAATTTGATCCTAAAATGTGATCATGCGTTACCGATTTCGGGTTCTATAAAGGCGCGTGGCGGTATTTATGAGGTTTTAAAGTATGCAGAGCATCTTGCCATTAGTAATAATTTAATTGATTTTAACGATGATTACGCCAAATTATATGAAGAATCGTTCTATCATTTTTTTAATCACTATAAGATTGCAGTAGGCTCTACGGGTAATTTAGGATTAAGTATTGGAATAATGGGTGCTAAATTAGGATTCCAGGTGACAGTTCACATGTCAAGTGATGCAAAAGAGTGGAAAAAAAAGCTGCTTCGTGAAAAAGGCGTTGAAGTCATTGAATATTCCTCTGATTATAGTAAAGCAGTTGAAGAAGGACGGAAACAGGCAGAATCAGATTCAATGTGCTATTTTGTTGATGATGAAAATTCGAAGACTCTCTTTGCAGGCTATGCGGTTGCAGCTTTAAGACTAGAAACACAATTACGTGATGCCAGCATTAAAGTCGATGCTACTCATCCATTGTTTGTCTATTTACCCTGTGGAGTAGGTGGAGGGCCTGGTGGTGTCGCTTATGGATTAAAAAAAATCTATGGAGACAATGTACATCTATTCTTTGGAGAACCTACCCAGTCACCGTGTATGCTTCTTGGTATGATGACGGGCCTTCATGATGAACTGGCAGTAGCAGATTTAGGTTTAAATAACCAAACTGAAGCAGATGGGCTTGCGGTAGGAAGAGCATCTAAGTTTGTTGGTAAGATGATGGAGCCCATTCTAAGCGGGTCTTATACAGTGGATGATCCATTTTTATTCGACAGTTTGAGAGCAATGTGGGAAACGGAACAAATTTTTATGGAACCGTCTGCCCATGCAGGGGTTTATGGGCCGATTGCCTTGTTTGATAAAGGTAAGTCCTATATAAAACAAAATAGCTTGCAGATGGAGAATGCGACTCATTTAATTTGGTCTACAGGCGGCAATATGGTTCCTCAGGAGCAAAGGCAGAAGTTGCTAAGGAAATTTTTGTAA
- a CDS encoding histidine kinase N-terminal 7TM domain-containing protein, with protein MVEELYFYRLLIILAGVLSLILSIFSYFKLNNAPGARHYMFVTFLSAIFTFSYAFELASSNLKEIKFWLGVEYLVMPFIPGFILLMCFEYVGIKLRQRHIFILFGIPLITVFMHHTNELHRLYYASVGLLADAPFPIVHLEYGPFFYLHSLYLFICMTVSIIVLLLQLKKSLIQFRVQLMTMVAGLLVPIIANSFYLNDLSPYGIDLGPVSMSISFTLHGIALFSFQMFNVVPIARERVFDNMLEGVIVLDQSGHIVDFNKAILRVIPMLSTFSIGKSAHQFLAKNKKLAELISRSEECEYEQKVGTKIEHYQVRFSKVLNRKGVPISIIITFVDITEIVEMQRKLKELANFDGLTKIYNRRYFMDQSATILESIEKNAYVIMFDIDHFKIINDTYGHETGDIVLTQVAQLAKRRLRSQDIIGRYGGEEFVILLPEIELKESIELANAIRLTITEALITTNNNSINVTASFGLAPIEITPLDKGDIFKQALRNADQALYTAKRNGRNTVQAYTEEMQLV; from the coding sequence ATGGTTGAAGAGTTATATTTTTATAGACTGCTAATAATTTTGGCGGGAGTATTAAGCTTGATTCTATCTATTTTTTCGTACTTTAAGCTTAATAATGCTCCAGGTGCAAGACACTATATGTTTGTTACATTTTTATCAGCCATATTTACTTTTTCTTATGCTTTTGAATTGGCGAGCTCGAACCTAAAAGAAATAAAGTTTTGGTTAGGGGTCGAGTATTTGGTTATGCCCTTCATACCCGGATTTATATTGTTGATGTGCTTTGAGTATGTGGGCATTAAACTAAGACAGAGGCATATTTTTATTCTTTTTGGCATTCCTTTAATCACTGTATTTATGCATCATACGAACGAACTCCATCGTTTATATTATGCATCTGTGGGGCTTTTGGCTGATGCCCCTTTTCCAATAGTTCATCTGGAGTATGGACCCTTTTTCTATTTACATTCTCTTTATTTATTCATCTGTATGACGGTTAGTATAATCGTATTGTTGCTACAGTTGAAGAAATCGCTAATTCAATTCCGAGTTCAACTTATGACAATGGTTGCAGGCCTATTAGTCCCCATAATAGCAAATTCCTTTTACTTAAACGATTTAAGTCCATATGGAATTGATCTAGGTCCGGTATCCATGAGTATATCGTTTACCCTACACGGGATAGCGCTTTTTTCTTTTCAAATGTTTAATGTAGTACCTATAGCGAGGGAAAGGGTCTTTGATAATATGCTTGAAGGAGTAATTGTATTAGATCAAAGCGGCCATATCGTTGATTTCAATAAGGCAATCCTTCGAGTGATCCCAATGTTAAGTACTTTTTCTATTGGAAAGTCCGCACATCAGTTTCTAGCTAAGAATAAGAAACTGGCGGAACTTATTTCTCGTAGTGAGGAATGCGAGTATGAGCAAAAGGTAGGTACCAAAATAGAACATTATCAAGTGCGATTTTCTAAAGTCTTGAATAGGAAGGGTGTCCCAATAAGTATAATAATAACTTTTGTCGATATCACAGAAATAGTTGAGATGCAACGAAAGCTTAAGGAGCTCGCGAATTTTGATGGATTAACAAAAATCTACAATAGAAGATATTTTATGGATCAATCTGCCACTATACTGGAATCAATTGAAAAAAATGCTTATGTGATCATGTTTGATATTGATCATTTTAAAATTATTAATGATACATACGGACATGAAACAGGGGATATTGTTTTAACCCAGGTAGCACAATTGGCGAAACGTCGCTTAAGATCTCAGGATATAATAGGGCGATATGGTGGAGAAGAGTTTGTTATTTTGTTGCCGGAAATAGAGTTAAAAGAATCAATTGAGTTAGCTAATGCGATAAGGTTAACAATCACGGAAGCACTAATAACTACCAATAATAATAGTATAAATGTGACGGCCAGCTTTGGATTAGCACCTATTGAAATAACGCCGCTTGATAAGGGAGATATATTTAAACAAGCATTGAGAAATGCTGACCAGGCTCTTTATACAGCAAAGCGGAATGGGAGAAATACTGTTCAAGCTTATACAGAGGAAATGCAGTTAGTTTGA